In the genome of Nitrospirota bacterium, the window TGTTGTCAGGCTTAACCGCATACCTGAATCCGGAGGCGCAGAGATATGGGCCAAACTGGAAGGCTTTAACCCCGGCGGCTCTGTCAAGGACAGGATTGCCCTTTCTATGATAGAGACGGCTGAAAAAAACGGGCAGTTAAAACCCGGCGGAACAATCATTGAACCTACAAGCGGCAATACGGGAATCGGGCTGGCAATGGTGGCTGCCGTAAAAAAATATAGATGCATACTTACTATGCCTGAGACCATGTCCATGGAAAGAAGGCAGATATTTAAGGCCTTCGGGGCAGAGATGATCCTGACGGCCCGGGACAAAGGGATGATGGGCGCTGTGGAAGAGGCAGAGATAATACTGAAAAATAATCCGGAATATTTTATGCCGATGCAGTTTGAAAACCCGGCAAATCCTGAAATTC includes:
- the cysK gene encoding cysteine synthase A; protein product: MKPHGNILNLIGNTPVVRLNRIPESGGAEIWAKLEGFNPGGSVKDRIALSMIETAEKNGQLKPGGTIIEPTSGNTGIGLAMVAAVKKYRCILTMPETMSMERRQIFKAFGAEMILTARDKGMMGAVEEAEIILKNNPEYFMPMQFENPANPEIHRQTTAIEILDALSDEIGGFVAGVGTGGTITGVGEVLKSKNSGIWIAAVEPAGSPVLSGGSPGPHEIAGIGAGFYPGVLNTKIYDEIITVANADAADMTRQLAVKEGILAGISSGAA